In the genome of Candidatus Poribacteria bacterium, one region contains:
- a CDS encoding aspartate-semialdehyde dehydrogenase yields MSNSGYRVAIVGATGAVGVLMREIIEERNFPVRSLRLLASSRSVDKTFQFHGDAVAVEELNETSFEGIDYVFSSAGGSISKQFLPHAVKAGAVCVDNTSAFRMDPNVPLVVPEVNPEAAFKHQGIIANPNCSTIQMVVVLKPLHDLAKIRRVVVSTYQGVSGAGAQAMAEAREQIAAALNGESFDSKKFLHPIAFNCIPQIPHGAGSSPFNADGYSEEEVKMIKETVKILGDPSVRVTATTVRVPVLVGHSESVNIQTETKLTAAEARLALSKAPGITVVDDPANGQYPLPIHAAGKDDTFVGRIREDHSADNALNLWIVADNLRKGAALNSVQIAELLVA; encoded by the coding sequence ATGTCGAATTCGGGCTATCGCGTTGCCATCGTCGGCGCTACCGGAGCCGTCGGGGTCCTGATGCGCGAGATCATCGAGGAGCGCAACTTTCCCGTTCGGTCGCTCCGGCTTCTCGCGTCGTCCAGATCCGTCGACAAGACGTTCCAGTTCCACGGTGACGCGGTCGCCGTTGAGGAGTTGAATGAGACGTCGTTCGAGGGCATCGACTACGTCTTCAGCTCGGCAGGTGGTTCGATCAGCAAGCAGTTCCTTCCGCACGCCGTCAAGGCAGGGGCGGTTTGCGTCGACAACACCTCGGCTTTCCGCATGGATCCGAACGTGCCGCTCGTGGTTCCAGAGGTGAACCCGGAGGCAGCGTTCAAGCACCAGGGCATCATCGCCAATCCGAACTGCTCGACGATCCAGATGGTTGTCGTGCTGAAGCCGCTGCACGACTTGGCAAAGATTCGTCGCGTAGTCGTGTCGACCTACCAGGGCGTGTCCGGCGCGGGGGCGCAGGCGATGGCGGAAGCCCGCGAGCAGATCGCCGCCGCGCTCAACGGCGAGTCGTTCGACAGCAAGAAGTTTCTCCACCCAATCGCGTTCAACTGCATTCCGCAGATTCCGCATGGCGCCGGTTCCAGCCCATTCAATGCCGACGGTTACTCCGAAGAAGAGGTCAAGATGATCAAGGAGACCGTCAAGATCCTGGGCGATCCGAGTGTGCGCGTCACGGCGACGACGGTGCGAGTGCCGGTACTCGTCGGCCACTCCGAGTCGGTCAACATCCAGACGGAGACCAAGCTGACCGCCGCCGAGGCGCGTCTGGCGTTGAGCAAGGCTCCCGGAATCACGGTCGTCGACGATCCCGCGAACGGGCAGTACCCGTTGCCGATCCACGCGGCGGGCAAAGACGACACGTTCGTCGGCCGTATCCGAGAGGACCATTCGGCGGACAACGCGCTGAACCTG